A single genomic interval of halophilic archaeon DL31 harbors:
- a CDS encoding putative KEOPS complex component (KEGG: hvo:HVO_0013 putative KEOPS complex component) produces MQVLEGHLLVEDLDELLKTLDEIASATQTTVQAFDADYVVSEAHLERALERADRAIARGENVARDRAVEILCYAAGRRQINRALEMGLREGENRVVVLVDSGDGDGTAEQAALDRLREHVDEAAVLGEYDEATVRAFFDIGDVELAAVEGSLPDLVLERVALLDVEK; encoded by the coding sequence ATGCAGGTGCTCGAGGGCCACCTGCTCGTCGAGGACCTTGATGAACTGCTTAAAACTCTCGACGAGATTGCCAGCGCGACACAGACCACCGTGCAGGCGTTCGACGCCGACTACGTCGTCTCGGAAGCGCATCTCGAACGAGCGCTGGAGCGTGCTGACCGGGCCATCGCTCGCGGCGAGAACGTCGCCCGCGACCGCGCCGTCGAAATCCTCTGTTACGCAGCGGGGCGCCGGCAGATCAATCGTGCCCTGGAGATGGGCCTGAGAGAAGGCGAAAACCGGGTGGTGGTGTTGGTCGACTCCGGCGACGGCGACGGAACAGCCGAGCAGGCAGCCCTGGACCGCCTTCGCGAACATGTCGATGAGGCTGCGGTGCTCGGTGAGTACGACGAGGCGACGGTCCGGGCGTTCTTCGACATCGGCGACGTCGAACTGGCGGCCGTCGAGGGGTCGCTTCCGGACCTAGTGCTCGAACGAGTGGCGCTGCTGGACGTGGAGAAGTAG